The Gemmatimonadota bacterium genome includes a region encoding these proteins:
- a CDS encoding TonB-dependent receptor: MWIFARFPFPCMSEGSNCFALIRSFRHRMRVFYRRYVLRFTAFILVFVVCFSAISASDETRLLEGYVFDHKTQRTIDNVDIILDDDAVGTTTDDRGRFVLRLSQGVYRLSFFRVGYGLVSREIRVSDEKVPILYVEMIAREIVADTIEVVAQSAETRFEELYEATGVLSGDELQKKYSLTLAETMKNEIGVAIRSMGPAPARPVIRGLSGDRVQINIDGMETRDLSATSADHAVTLEPFNSERLEIIRGPRILLHTASAIGGVINVVKQKIPEYHPQRVSGSVGAYGETVNRGYLSAAGITVPVGPLALYAETTYRNTRDVQTPIGRLVNTPINTRTHTLGLSYPTDRGYIGASFDQFDTQYGIPGGFIGGHPNGVDLDIDRRVFDGRAAFHFDRQVLSSVEMDFTRTFYHHFEYESSGSIGSEFLFHDYRGDLKLLMNTQDQTRNTVLSLGFGHHNLKLGGFVFTPPTREQCASLGLYHEFIYRDIEFQAAARYTYADFDPRPTTRSIAALGVGRTFHAWSAAISPLVNITDQLTGGFNFSRSQREPTIEELYNDGPHLAAYTFEVGNVNLEAETSLGFEVFFHYLQPGFDFVLSGYWNEFDTYIAPRNTGEINFAQLLPIYAADGVAARFLGLEMHLGWRLNTRLNLELNGSYVRGENRDEHLPLPEMPPLKFVGSTTYQHPYLTVGGTAEFVAGQERVDIFEDSTDGYAVFGVYAQRDINTNHTRHSIIISLDNLLDTEYRNHLSRIRSVMPETGRSVKVHYKMFFF, encoded by the coding sequence ATGTGGATTTTCGCACGATTCCCATTCCCGTGCATGTCGGAGGGTAGTAACTGCTTTGCCCTCATCCGATCTTTCAGACACAGGATGAGGGTTTTTTATAGGAGGTATGTTTTGAGATTTACAGCCTTCATTCTCGTTTTTGTGGTCTGCTTTTCCGCGATCAGCGCGTCGGATGAGACGCGATTGCTCGAGGGATATGTTTTTGATCACAAGACCCAACGCACAATTGACAATGTCGATATCATACTCGATGATGACGCGGTGGGTACAACAACCGATGATCGGGGCCGTTTTGTCTTGCGTCTGTCGCAGGGTGTTTATCGTCTGTCTTTTTTTCGTGTTGGGTATGGATTGGTGAGTCGGGAAATAAGGGTTTCGGATGAGAAAGTGCCCATTCTGTACGTCGAAATGATTGCCCGGGAAATTGTTGCGGATACCATTGAGGTGGTCGCCCAAAGCGCAGAGACGCGCTTTGAAGAATTGTACGAAGCGACTGGCGTGCTTTCTGGAGATGAGCTTCAGAAGAAGTACAGTCTCACGCTTGCAGAGACGATGAAAAACGAAATCGGCGTCGCCATCCGCAGCATGGGACCTGCACCTGCTCGGCCGGTTATACGCGGTCTTAGTGGCGATCGCGTGCAGATCAATATAGATGGTATGGAGACCCGCGATCTTTCCGCTACTTCTGCTGATCACGCGGTTACGCTTGAGCCTTTTAATTCAGAACGTCTCGAAATTATTCGGGGTCCGCGCATACTGCTTCACACGGCATCGGCCATTGGTGGGGTTATCAATGTCGTGAAACAAAAAATTCCGGAATACCATCCGCAGCGCGTTTCTGGCAGTGTTGGTGCTTATGGCGAGACGGTTAATAGAGGGTATCTCTCTGCCGCTGGAATCACAGTGCCTGTGGGGCCGCTTGCGCTGTATGCCGAGACTACGTACCGCAATACCCGGGATGTGCAAACGCCTATTGGCAGGCTTGTCAACACACCTATTAACACGCGCACGCATACGCTCGGTCTGTCATATCCCACTGACCGGGGATATATCGGTGCCTCTTTTGACCAGTTCGATACCCAATACGGCATTCCCGGTGGATTTATTGGCGGGCATCCCAATGGCGTAGATCTGGATATTGATCGCCGCGTGTTTGATGGCAGGGCGGCCTTCCATTTTGATCGTCAGGTGCTCAGTAGTGTAGAGATGGATTTCACCAGGACCTTCTATCACCACTTCGAGTACGAATCCAGCGGCAGTATTGGGTCCGAGTTTTTGTTCCACGACTACCGCGGTGATCTCAAGTTGCTTATGAACACACAGGACCAGACGCGAAATACCGTTCTGTCCCTGGGCTTTGGTCATCATAACCTCAAATTGGGGGGTTTTGTTTTTACGCCGCCCACGCGAGAGCAATGCGCTTCATTAGGTCTCTACCACGAATTTATTTATCGCGACATTGAATTTCAGGCTGCTGCGCGTTATACGTATGCCGACTTTGATCCGCGTCCGACGACAAGGAGTATTGCGGCTCTCGGTGTAGGTCGCACCTTTCACGCCTGGTCTGCGGCAATCAGTCCGCTTGTGAACATTACCGATCAGCTAACGGGCGGTTTCAATTTCAGCCGATCCCAGCGGGAGCCTACTATTGAAGAGCTTTACAACGATGGACCGCATCTGGCTGCGTACACTTTTGAAGTGGGCAATGTCAATCTTGAGGCCGAAACGAGCCTGGGCTTCGAGGTCTTTTTTCACTATCTGCAACCGGGTTTCGATTTTGTTTTGAGCGGATATTGGAACGAGTTTGATACCTATATTGCCCCGCGCAATACCGGAGAGATCAATTTTGCCCAACTGCTGCCGATTTACGCTGCCGATGGTGTTGCCGCGCGATTTTTGGGTCTGGAGATGCATCTGGGGTGGCGTTTGAATACGCGTTTGAATCTGGAATTGAACGGTAGTTATGTGCGTGGAGAGAACAGGGATGAGCATTTGCCTCTGCCCGAGATGCCGCCGCTCAAGTTTGTTGGAAGCACGACATATCAGCATCCTTATCTTACGGTTGGCGGGACTGCGGAATTTGTCGCAGGACAGGAGCGCGTGGATATATTTGAAGATTCTACGGATGGCTATGCTGTTTTTGGTGTCTATGCTCAGCGCGACATTAACACCAATCATACCCGCCATAGTATTATTATCTCTTTGGACAACCTTTTGGATACGGAATACCGCAACCATCTTTCGCGCATTCGATCCGTGATGCCCGAGACAGGACGGAGTGTTAAAGTGCATTACAAGATGTTTTTCTTTTAA